taatcttttattttgttcTCTGTAGATGTGGTTTCTTATCGTTTCTTTTCAGGGAGCACTTTTGAGAATGAACTTTGCTTTATTTTCAACATGTAAATTTCTTTCTGTATCATATTCAATGCAGTAAAGCAACGTATTCATAAAATCAGTAATTAGGGTCTCTTCCCgcgttcaaaaaaaaaaaaaaacagcatgtgaagaagaagagtttcAAAAGACATTTCAgttaatgttaaaaattatCTTCCAAAATTCGTTTAAAGGGAATAGAGCTTAATTTGTCTTTCACTTTTGGAGTGAAGTTAAGAATTTGATGAGGTGCCCATTGATGTTTTtactttgtatttgtttaatataaataaCGTATTCCTTCATTTCGGTATGATTCGATGATTTGCagtaaaaaaaatgattgtGTATTTGGCGATTACTTGGATATCGAGGAAATAACTCTACTGCTAATATGATTGATGCCAAGAGTTCGCTGGGAAACTCAAGCTTTTAGGACACAAGTGCATTGCTTGCCATGTTAAGCTTGTTTTTGTATCCTATTGGTAATTGTAGAGCCTTCTTTTGAATGTAAACTACAAAATCGATGGCACCCCTCTTCAATTCGAAAACAAGATTCTTCGCAGAAGTCGTCACGAAGCTGTGGTTACGCTGCTGGTCCTTTCGACTTTTCTGGTTATGGTAACGCTGCTGCTCATTTCCGTCCTGAGATTCATATATGATCTTTCTTTATTTTGATTGTGATGTCTTGTTTAGCTCTGTTTTTATTGATCTTAAACTGCATTCAACAATGTTctttgatttaatgtttttgaatgaAATTTCACTGCAGTTGACTGTTGCATTTTCAACTGCAAAATGTACCTTGCCGCTTTTCACCTATCAAGGGGTTTTATTATGCCTCAagaaaatcgaaccaaattgaTTGACCGAAGTGAATCGACAAATTCAGTTCAGTTTgatattatataaaaagaattcagtttttggttcaatttagaaaataaaaataatgtaagTTCAATTTGGTTCACTTTCAACCAAATGCAAATCTCCTGCCAATCATAGTCATAGCCAAAATTAGTTCCACAAAGTGTTGCATCACAAAGAAAAATATCGCCACAgtatattactatatttttaaggccccatttcttatatataaatttttgcgtttttttatcaattatgatcaaatcttttaatttttacaattatgtccgatttaaaagttaaagttaaattttattttttaaaactcaaaCCATTCGATTTCTATCAATTGCGAGTTGCGATCAAAAGTTATATTAATTCTTTTTGGGAGttagataattttttagaatttggccgtaattgataaaagatgcAAAGgttggaattttaaaaaataaaactcaaaattttagTTATAGTTGCAAAAAAAGCTTTCAAATTTGACATATTAAAAGATTtgatcgtaattgataaaaagtgtaaaatggtttagatttaaaaaataagtagtcctatttttaattatataaattcaaaataaattttgtttaataaaacaaatttttatgccaaaagaaaaattaaattattaatttaacaatatttaaataattaaaaaaaagacaaaattaaataatttaataatcattttgaatatttgtgtaaaccaaacttttccaaTTTGTGGGATCTTCCATCCTTCAAACTGAATTAACTgatcttatttttttatgaatttatcaTCTTCCTGTTAACGGTGAATTGATCTTATTTATTCCATCTTCAACAAACAAACCCTAATTCCAAAATTAGACGAAGAAATCAATGGATGAACCTCAAAAATGTCGAATTCTCAAGTCTTCCTCCGACTACCCACCTCCTCAAGGTCAATTTCAATCATTTCTAATTCTCAATTTCAATCCAATCGACagaattttgatttaatttactttttcaaaTGAATGCAGGAGTGAAGTTATCATACGGTACATCTGGATTCAGAGAAGATGCATCAATTCTGCAGTCTACAGTGTTTAGGGTTGGAATATTAGCAGCTCTTCGATCTTTAAAAACCCAATCAGTAATTGGGTTAATGATCACTGCATCTCATAATCAAGAGAGTGATAATGGTGTTAAAGTTGCTGACCCATCTGGTGCTATGCTCACTCAACATTGGGAGCCTTTTGCTAATTCTATTGCCAATGCCGCCTCGCCCGAAAACCTTGTTCaggtaaattttattttgtgctattattattattagtattattaacATATTGTTTAGAAAGTCTAAGAAACTAGAATTTAATTCTATTTAGTGAAATActaagtagcacggaaacgggaAACAAAAACGACATGAAACGGACATGGGAAAACGGTATTTTTCTAAAATGTACGCAAAACATAGGGGAtacgtgtaaataataaaaatataggggtatatttataatattataaatggtaaaatgatatattttaaattttatgtatacatttatgccaattaataaaattaatcaaacataATTGAACctaatacaaataaaaagataaaatgtatTCTAGATAAAATTTGTGGGTAATTTTAGGTTGTTTCTATAGTtgcccaattttttttatttaccgaAACGTTTCATatgagtttccggtttccgaacgGGACAcgcaactttgtcgaagtttccgtgcttcttaggtgaaatatttagacaTGGTTTACTATAAACTAGGATTAATAATAGTATGTAGTTGTGAGTAGGGGTGTGCGTCGATCTATTTGGTAACTGAAACTGGATTTCTTTAATTGAGCCAAAACCGGAAACTGAATCATAACCGAatcgaaaaaattatttaattcgcTCGGTATTTGGTTAAATGAATAACCGCATTTCATTAGAATTggttattatagaaaataaatatacattaatttGGTGTTAATTTGTAATTATGTACAGATTTAGGggcaaattaatattaatttctaaaaattcaaaaattttacACCGAAAAAGAACTGAACCAAACCTATTTAACCAAACCTTGAAAATTATTAACCGTAACCAAACTGAATCAACcgaaaaccaaaccaaattaaaatttcagtttggtttggtcGATTAATTCGGGTAGTGTTAGACTCTTACCCTTGACTCAAGATTTTCCCTTATTTAATctgaattttgttattttattctCTTATTGTCTAAATAGTTGATAGATGACTTTGTAAAGAAGGAAAACATCCCTTTTGATGGATCCAGGTCAGCAGAGGTACTACTTGGAAGAGATACGAGACCTAGTGGTGAATCGCTTCTTCAAGCTGCTAAACAAGTATAACCCTTCCTTTAATTATCAAGGATCAGTCTTCCTGTGTTTTTtcttacattttttaaattacttttggATATGTTATGATGTTTGATCTTGTAGCTATTCATTCTTGTCATTCAGAAATAGTTGAGCTTTTGCTTTGTGTTTGACCGAAGGGAATTAATTCAATCATTGGAGCTCTTGCATTTGACATGGGAATTTTGACGACTCCGCAACTACACTGGATGGTTCGTGCTAGAAATAAGGGCATGAAAGCAACTGAAGCTGATTACTTTGAGCAGCTTTCTAGCTCATTCAGGTTAATTTGGGATACATGTAAATTTTTGGGATAGAGGGAGacaataaaatttatgtaaGAAATGACTAAATGTTTTCAGTTTTTTCTTATGATTTTATAGGTGCTTGATTGATTTGATTCCTGATGGACACAAAATTAACGAGGCAGATGACAAATTGATTGTTGATGGGGCTAATGGCGTAGGTGGAGAAAAACTTGAAGTTTTGAAGAGGATGTTAAATGTGTCCTATATAGAGGTTTGTAATTCTGGAAAAGATGGAGGGGTCCTCAATGAAGGAGTTGGTGCTGATTTTGTTCAGAAAGAAAAGATAGTTCCACAAGGAGTTGGTTCTGAGAATGCTGGGATAAGGTCAGTCACCTCATGTTCTGATAATGATTTATCCATCAATTATGCAACAAAATTCTTCCATTTAGTTTGAATACTAGTTGAATCATTAACCAGTCAATGTCCAACAACGTTCTTCCATTTTGTCTGCTTTGTTTCTGGCCTGCTTGCAAATTAATTTGTTGAATAGAATGAAACTAATGAAAGTGAAGTGTAAGCAGATAGTAGATTATTAGTTTGCAACTGCAGATACATGGGTAGTTATTTATGACATAAGCATCAATAGCTGGAGAATAAATCATCAACTTATGTTGGAAATGCTTGTGTTAGAATAACTACAATTGATAAAATAAGTGAATAATTAGTATGGTTGTCGGTAAAAAAAAAGAGTTCATTAAGGTATTGGatttatctatatctatatctatactatatataaaagcacggatgggggggggacaggcaaatttaccgaataatccttttcagtttagtattaaataaaggttttatagtcattacctaattagttatttaattaatcactattgtaattaaagtcctaattagaataggtagctaacttatctccaatttagttttaatatgtaaaaaataactaaattgtctccaaattagtaggaatacctatcttttagtttgattgaactacaaaattaaaatactgtatttgatcaatatattaatatttaaatttctatcttattattatttttaaagatattattaataaaattaaattaattatggttattatggttattataaaaccaaaagaaaaataaattcagtatggaacaaatttaataaccgaatatattatatttacttttacaaaaattcttaactaatttaatattaattataaataaaaaattgatataattataacaaatttactaatatattcattgacgtGTTAtgttacgagtcacgtgcatagcacgtaatgcgaaactagttaatGAAAAAGAGACTTCTCTTTTCAAACTTTAATTgaatttattgattgatttattattctaaattccttCTCTTTAAATAGAGAAGAATCCTTTCGTGATTACAATAGGTAATCTAAAagagtcctaattagaatacgTATCTaaaagaatcctattctaataataaaacatatactATTACTAgataagaaataaattaaactacttCCTAAATAAGTCTAAGacttatactccctccgtcccgtttaagaagtcccatattctattttgggatgtcccatttaaaaagtcccattactatttttagagtattttttcattgaataccccattgtacccttattttagttatcttaaaagagttctatggaaaattccactatcattaataggggcaaaacatgaaaaaacatgaaaagacaagaataattaatgttttcttaatctgtgtgtaaagtcaaatgggacttctaaagtgggacggagggagtatttatttactaattaaatatttaatttaagctAAGATATAGGAATATATTATGGCAGCTTACAGCTATCATAACAGTTTTAGAAccataacttttttatttaagtatgaaaaaaattgattgtaGAAGTGGTGCCAATAGCATGAAAGTTTGTAGTATTTCAGGTGTGCGAGCTTGGATGGAGATGCTGATCGACTTGTTTACTTCACTGTGCTGGAAAGTAATAGCAGCAGGATTGATCTTGTTGATGGGGACAAGATACTATCATTATTTGCTGTCTTCCTGAGGGAGCAATTGAGTGCTCTTaacaaggaaaaagatgaaaaacTCGATGACTGTTTTGAAGCTCGTTTTGGTGTTATACAGACAGCTTATGCTAATGGAGCTTCTACGGATTATCTCAAGCAATTAGGCTTAGAAGTTGTCTTTACCCCAACAGGAGTAAAATACTTGCATGAGCAAGCTGCTCGATATGATATTGGGATTTATTTTGAGGCCAATGGCCATGGTACTATCCTATTCTCAGAAAATTTCCTATCTCGGTTAGAGTCAAGATGCAATAAGCTATCTTCAGAATATAAAGGTAATTTCTTGGATGATATTGTACttatttaattagaaaattGAAGTTCAAACTAAGTTGTTTCATCGACTCAGGTTCGGAGCAACATAATGCTGCTTTGAGACTATTAGCGGTTAGTAAAGTGATGAACCAAGCTGCCGGAGATGCTTTAAGTGGTTTGCTCTTGGTGGAAGCCATTTTAAGACACAAGGGATGGTCAATACACAAATGGGGTGAACTTTACCATGATCTACCAAGCAGGCAACTTAAGGTCTCTGAAGGAATTTTATCTTCGAATTGTTGGTCGTGTTCATCTcgtaaattcttaattttttatatttactgCAGACATTTAGTGTTAGTAAAGTAATCAGCAAAGAGCTATAGTGTTTCTTTATATCTTCTATTTGGAAATTGATATTTCAAATGCTTCTTTACCAGGTCAAAGTTTTGGACAGAACTGCTGTTGTTACTGCAAATGCAGAGACTCTGGTTGTGAAACCCCTTGGCATTCAAGAAGCCATTAATGCAGAAATCGGTAATTATCAATTCTTTAGGGGGTGATCTACGGATTTGGACTATTAATTACCAATATTTGCTTATGCAATTTTGTCTGCAAAAGACCAAAAACAAAGTTTTTATTCGTTTAGCTAATTTTCTATACCTGAAACATTGACATTGGTTTGGTTTTCTGCAATCTTCAATTTTGGTTCAAATCCTGAGTTTCTcctgatttaatattttaacttagAGTGTAATGCAGCATTTTAAAAGCGGGAATTACTGGcttattaaacaaattcaattcaTGAAATTAATTTCTTGTTAAGAAAACATGTCagcttatttttcttgttttatttgaactcatttttcttctttatatGTAGCTTCTAACTTCCGACTTAAAAGATTATGCATCGTCTGAACTTAAAACTATTGCAAACGTTCTAGATTATTTCTTTTCGATTCGATAAAATCCACACTAGTCATTATCTAACAGAAACACGTccgaaaaattaacaaaaagtaGGATACAATAAAAAACATTTCGTTTTTTttacacttattttttttttatcgaagGTAGAATTACACTAAGTTAGATGTTAGTTTtagtattcattttttaatcagCCCACTGGCTGTCCGAGGGGTGGGTCGAACGCACGCCCTCAGAAACATGCAATGTGAGCATTGCCAACTAGGCCAACACTCACTTGCTTTTTACACTTATTCATTTGCTTTATTTGTATTTCTTTTTTGTCATCACTACTGTCCTGCATTTTATAGAACAATGGAGCAAATGTACATATAAGCATGTAAATTCCAGCTGAACAAAATGGATAGCTAATATGAACCTTTTTACGCGTGAGCTATTTCGCTAATGTGCTGTGAATCACCAAACACATTGTTATGGGGTTGTGCATATATTGTGTTTATGTAAGGTTGTGACATAATCAGTTAGCTAACCAAGTATCACTGTTGTTGTTCAGCGAAATACAGTCACGGCCGATGTTTCGTTAGACCATCTGGTACAGAAGATGTTGTACGCGTATATGCAGAGGCATCCACTCAAGAAGCGGCTGATAGCCTCGCTAACGCTGTTGTTAAACTTGTCGACCGGCTCCTAGGATCTGGCAGTACCAGATAGAATTTCTCTTGCATCAACATGATGactaaatcattaaaatagATAAGGTTCTGATTTCACCGACTTGAATTTTCGATTTTATACTGTTAACGGATGTTCATGTTGATGTTTGCGGTGTTTCCAAGGACATATTT
This window of the Mercurialis annua linkage group LG5, ddMerAnnu1.2, whole genome shotgun sequence genome carries:
- the LOC126682860 gene encoding phosphoacetylglucosamine mutase isoform X1 — its product is MDEPQKCRILKSSSDYPPPQGVKLSYGTSGFREDASILQSTVFRVGILAALRSLKTQSVIGLMITASHNQESDNGVKVADPSGAMLTQHWEPFANSIANAASPENLVQLIDDFVKKENIPFDGSRSAEVLLGRDTRPSGESLLQAAKQGINSIIGALAFDMGILTTPQLHWMVRARNKGMKATEADYFEQLSSSFRCLIDLIPDGHKINEADDKLIVDGANGVGGEKLEVLKRMLNVSYIEVCNSGKDGGVLNEGVGADFVQKEKIVPQGVGSENAGIRCASLDGDADRLVYFTVLESNSSRIDLVDGDKILSLFAVFLREQLSALNKEKDEKLDDCFEARFGVIQTAYANGASTDYLKQLGLEVVFTPTGVKYLHEQAARYDIGIYFEANGHGTILFSENFLSRLESRCNKLSSEYKGSEQHNAALRLLAVSKVMNQAAGDALSGLLLVEAILRHKGWSIHKWGELYHDLPSRQLKVKVLDRTAVVTANAETLVVKPLGIQEAINAEIAKYSHGRCFVRPSGTEDVVRVYAEASTQEAADSLANAVVKLVDRLLGSGSTR
- the LOC126682860 gene encoding phosphoacetylglucosamine mutase isoform X2, which translates into the protein MVLKLLTHLVLCSLNIGSLLLILLPMPPRPKTLFRSAEVLLGRDTRPSGESLLQAAKQGINSIIGALAFDMGILTTPQLHWMVRARNKGMKATEADYFEQLSSSFRCLIDLIPDGHKINEADDKLIVDGANGVGGEKLEVLKRMLNVSYIEVCNSGKDGGVLNEGVGADFVQKEKIVPQGVGSENAGIRCASLDGDADRLVYFTVLESNSSRIDLVDGDKILSLFAVFLREQLSALNKEKDEKLDDCFEARFGVIQTAYANGASTDYLKQLGLEVVFTPTGVKYLHEQAARYDIGIYFEANGHGTILFSENFLSRLESRCNKLSSEYKGSEQHNAALRLLAVSKVMNQAAGDALSGLLLVEAILRHKGWSIHKWGELYHDLPSRQLKVKVLDRTAVVTANAETLVVKPLGIQEAINAEIAKYSHGRCFVRPSGTEDVVRVYAEASTQEAADSLANAVVKLVDRLLGSGSTR